A region from the Cannabis sativa cultivar Pink pepper isolate KNU-18-1 chromosome 9, ASM2916894v1, whole genome shotgun sequence genome encodes:
- the LOC133031412 gene encoding uncharacterized protein LOC133031412, whose translation MPPKKLNAITSNIQRCSTNLSLWSRVKFGSLTEKIKETHDQIAKLHNLQQLSTYSKELGELEEKLNDLLFKEEVYWKQRSRIQWLQEGDQNTKFFHQKAKTRQKTNIIKGLLNRDNEWCSKVEDMTKIITEFYGQLFTTGIPSLPKIEELLEVVKPVVTEEMNSTLRKPFTSEEIRKAVFAMSTDKSPGPDGRLITDNALVAYEGLHSLRRHTSGKQYFAAMKLDMSKAYDRVEWVFVERMLLKLGFEQQWVDKLMKCVYSVRYSFQLNGQIYGEVIPTRGLRQGDPLSPYLFLICAEGFSALIRHAEEKRDILGLKVARHAPPISHLFFADDSLLMFKASERTLVSIQKIFSLYAACSGQMINYTKSLLLFSPNTPEGIRVQYVSSLAMTMTEEIETYLGLPMVAWRVLINPTSILAQVLKARYFPQQSFLEATESSHPSQIWRGIVWGKELLIKGLRRRIGNGANTRVFKDPWIPRPPSFLPITKEVGDLMMVSDLIEQSGQWNIDLIHQVFSTPDSQLILSIPITLYEHDDDWLWHFTSHGHYSVKSGYNLAIGGENLQPSSSNEVMAAWWSSYWAIKIPKKILHFGWKGFHEILPSFSGLFRRQSSSHSNCPICGFGNDTNAHAIFWCSFSQVIWKEMSFPFLASPKEDLTFKGVILYASEILEKEDFEKVLISAWIIWFERNKKNHGRTIRTPHQIKIWISSYYNEICRERNKTKKGVSTGCTSEQSNTETEVNSYKLYVDAAISTPQNVIGFGAVIFSSDKQMKAALSKPLQGSFSVFQAEAVALLVGLRWAQDVGLPVEKVFSDSLSLVSALEGQTVYLNELGVIFSDIKVLLSSFPGASLSHVSRNFNVEAHRLAKHALRIDNELSWMEEIPPPSV comes from the exons atgCCACCAAAGAAATTAAATGCCATTACAAGTAACATTCAGAGATGTTCCACAAATCTCTCTTTATGGAGTCGTGTCAAATTTGGTTCTTTAACTGAAAAAATTAAGGAGACTCATGACCAGATTGCAAAGTTGCATAATCTTCAACAACTTTCAACATACTCAAAGGAATTGGGTGAATTGGAAGAAAAATTGAATGATTTGCTTTTTAAAGAGGAAGTGTATTGGAAACAAAGGTCTAGAATACAATGGCTACAAGAAGGAGACCAAAACACTAAATTTTTTCACCAAAAGGCAAAAACAAGGCAAAAAACAAATATTATCAAAG GCCTTTTAAATAGGGATAATGAATGGTGCTCGAAAGTTGAAGATATGACCAAGATTATCACAGAATTTTATGGACAGTTATTCACAACGGGAATCCCATCTTTACCAAAAATTGAGGAGTTACTTGAAGTAGTTAAACCTGTAGTAACAGAAGAAATGAACTCAACACTAAGAAAACCATTTACATCCGAAGAGATAAGAAAGGCGGTATTTGCCATGTCTACAGATAAAAGTCCAGGACCTGATG GTCGGTTAATAACAGACAATGCCTTAGTTGCTTATGAGGGGCTACATAGTTTACGAAGGCATACAAGTGGGAAACAATATTTTGCTGCAATGAAACTTGATATGAGCAAAGCCTATGATCGGGTTGAGTGGGTTTTCGTAGAGAGAATGTTGCTAAAGCTAGGTTTTGAACAACAATGGGTGGATAAATTGATGAAATGTGTCTACTCAGTCCGGTACTCTTTTCAATTAAATGGGCAAATTTATGGGGAAGTAATACCGACTAGAGGCTTAAGACAAGGAGATCCACTTTCGCCATACCTTTTCCTTATATGTGCAGAAGGATTTTCAGCGCTCATCCGACATGCAGAGGAAAAGAGGGATATTTTGGGTCTAAAAGTAGCTAGACATGCCCCACCAATTAGTCACTTATTTTTCGCAGATGACAGTTTGCTCATGTTTAAAGCTTCAGAGAGAACTTTAGTATCAATACAAAAAATTTTCAGCCTGTATGCTGCTTGTTCTGgacag ATGATTAATTACACCAAATCACTGCTTTTGTTTTCTCCTAATACTCCTGAAGGAATTAGAGTACAATATGTCTCCTCTCTTGCAATGACAATGACAGAAGAGATTGAAACATATCTGGGATTGCCAATGGTG GCATGGAGGGTATTGATAAATCCTACGTCTATTCTGGCACAAGTTCTAAAGGCCAGATATTTCCCACAACAAAGTTTTTTGGAAGCTACAGAAAGCTCTCATCCATCTCAAATATGGCGTGGTATAGTTTGGGGTAAGGAATTACTTATTAAAGGATTGAGAAGGAGAATTGGGAATGGTGCTAATACAAGGGTGTTTAAAGATCCATGGATTCCACGACCACCTTCCTTTCTACCTATTACAAAGGAAGTTGGTGATCTTATGATGGTATCAGATTTAATAGAGCAATCAGGACAATGGAATATAGATCTGATTCACCAAGTTTTTAGTACTCCTGATTCACAACTCATTTTATCAATTCCAATTACCCTGTATGAACATGATGATGATTGGTTATGGCATTTTACTAGCCATGGCCACTATTCAGTTAAGAGTGGATATAATCTGGCAATAGGAGGAGAAAATTTGCAACCTTCATCATCAAATGAAGTTATGGCAGCTTGGTGGAGTTCATACTGGGCAATAAAAATTCCAAAGAAAATTCTACATTTTGGATGGAAGGGTTTTCATGAAATTTTACCCTCCTTTAGTGGTCTATTTCGAAGACAAAGCTCATCTCATAGTAATTGTCCTATATGTGGTTTCGGAAATGATACCAATGCACATGCAATTTTTTGGTGCTCCTTCTCACAAGTTATATGGAAGGAAATGAGTTTCCCTTTTCTTGCAAGCCCAAAAGAGGACCTGACCTTCAAAGGAGTAATTCTGTATGCATCAGAAATACTTGAAAAAGAAGATTTCGAGAAAGTGTTAATTTCAGCATGGATAATATGGTttgaaagaaataagaaaaatcaTGGAAGAACCATAAGAACTCCACACCAAATCAAGATATGGATTTCTTCTTATTATAATGAAATCTGTCGAGAAAGAAATAAAACCAAAAAAGGGGTTTCAACTGGGTGTACTAGTGAGCAAAGTAATACAGAGACAGAAGTCAATAGCTATAAACTATATGTGGATGCAGCGATATCAACCCCTCAAAATGTGATTGGTTTTGGAGCAGTCATTTTCTCCTCAGACAAACAAATGAAGGCAGCCTTATCTAAACCACTACAAG GTTCCTTTTCAGTTTTCCAGGCAGAAGCAGTTGCTTTACTAGTAGGATTGCGTTGGGCTCAAGATGTGGGACTTCCCGTGGAGaaagttttttctgattcacttTCTTTGGTCTCAGCTTTGGAGGGCCAGACTGTGTATTTAAATGAACTGGGGGTTATCTTTTCTGATATTAAAGTCCTATTGTCTAGTTTTCCTGGGGCATCTCTTTCTCATGTTAGCCGCAACTTTAATGTTGAGGCTCATAGATTGGCTAAGCATGCCCTTAGGATAGACAATGAACTTTCTTGGATGGAAGAAATCCCCCCTCCTTCTGTGTAA